AACTATTACATTCTCGCTTCCTTCTTTTATTAGCTCTCTTGCATATTTTATTATCTCTTCTGTTGATTCTATTTTTTTATTAAAATATTCTCCTAACTCTTTTTTATTAGGTTTTGTGAGAAATACTTTTTCTTTTAGTCCTATTTTAAATGCCTCATCTCTTGCATCCAATATCACTTTTATATTTTTGTTAGCATTTGATATAACATTTTTATATATGCTGCTTTCAATAGAATTAGGAACGCTTCCAGATAATACTAAAACATCATTTTCTTTTACATTATTTTTTATGTAGTTTATAAGTTCATTAACTTTTTCTTTTGAAATATTAGGAGATTTTCCTGCTATTTCTGTTTCTGTTTTGTTCGTTTTTAATTTAATATTTATTCTTGTATCTTCTTCTAAATAAATAAAGTTTTCTTTTATGCCATATTCTTTTATATGCTTTTTTATATAATCACCTGTAAAGCCTCCGCAAAAACCTAATGCAGTAGATTCAACATTAAAATTTTTAAGCACCTTAGAAACATTTATTCCCTTGCCTCCTGCTAATGTATAGGCATTATTAACTTTGTTTAAATCCCCCTCTTCAAAGTTTTCCATGTCTATATAATAGTCAACAGCAGGATTTAATGTTAAAGTATATATCATAGTTAATCCTCCTTGTTTTTATTTTTTTCTTTCTTTTATTATTAATTAACAATATATAAGCCTTTTAATTTGCTTTTTATTTCTTCATTTATCTCTTTAGCATTTGTTATTAAGTATGAATCTTCCAAATTATAAAAATTAACCAAGCTCTTTTTTTGTAATTTTGATTCATCACATAAGAAGTAAGTTTTATTTGCCTTTGAAGCAGCTTCATTTTTTATCAATGCCTCTTCACTGTCAGGAGTAGAATATCCGTTAATATCTATTCCATTTGCTCCCATAAATGCCAAATCAAAATTAAAACTTTTTAGAGATAAAACAGCACTAGCACCAACCAAAGCACCAGTAAGCATTTTCATCTTTCCGCCAATTAGGTAAGTTTCTATTTTTTTATTATAAAGCTCCTCTATATGGCTAAGCCCATTAGTTACTACTTTTATGTTCTCTATACCAGCTAAATATTTAATCATAGCAAATACACTTGTACCTGCATCTAAATATATAGTACTTCCGCTTTCTACCAATGAAGCAGCAAACTTTCCTATATTTTCTTTTTCTTCTGAATATATTTCTTTTTTATATAATAGGCTCTCTTCCTGAGTATCAACTAATATCGCACCGCCATGAACTCTTCTTATTTTTCCTGCTTTTTCAAGAAATGTTAAATCACGTCTAATTGTAGCCTCTGAAACATTAAGCCTTTCAATTAATTCCTCCACTTTTATATTTCTTTTCTCTTTTATAACTTCTAATATTAGCTCATATCTGCTTACTTTTAGCATTATTATTTTTACCTCTTCACTAATATAGTATATAAAAAATTCATAGAAAATCAATCAAAAATAGTCAAAATTAATCAAAAACAATCAAAAAATATACAGCTTTACTTAAAAAATTATAAATTAGCTATAAAAACAAAATATTTAAAATAAAAAAGTCCTGCCAATACAAAGTATTTAGCAGAACTCTTAAAAAATATAAAATAATTATTATTAATTAATTTCTATTAACTTCTCAATAGTTTTTTCTAATAAATAAACTCCAACACCAGTAGCACCTTTAGTTAAATATTTATCATTAGAATCAGATACAGAAGTGCAAGCTATATCCAAGTGAGCCCATTTAGTTCCTTCAGTGAAGTATGAAAGAAATTGTGCAGCTGTAATAGTGCCTGCATATCTTCCGCCAGTGTTTTTAATGTCTGCAACATCAGATTTTATTTGCTCTCTATACTCATCAAACATAGGAAGCTCCCATACTCTTTCATAAGTATCATCACCAGCATCTTTAATAGCTCTAGATAATTTATCATCTGTAGAAAGAAGTCCTGTAGCATGTCTTCCTAAAGCTATAGAACAAGCACCTGTTAATGTAGCAATATCTATTATATAATCAGGTTTATATTTATCTATTCCATAAGCAAGGGCATCGGCAAGTATTAATCTTCCCTCGGCATCAGTATTAACAACCTCCACAGTAACACCATTATACATCTTTAATATATCGCCGGGGTTAATAGCACCGCTTCCTGTTTTGTTGTCTGTCAATGGGCAAATAGCAGTAACATTAGCATCAAGATTCATATCGGCAGCCAAAAATAAAGCTCCGCAAACTGCAGCTGCACCAGCCATATCGTCTTTCATGCCAAGCATACTATCAGCAGGCTTTAAACTCATTCCGCCAGTGTCAAAAGTTATACCCTTACCAACTAATACTACATTTTTTTTAGCCTTAGGCTTTTTATATTGCATACAAAGTAATCTTGGAGGGTTCTTACTTCCAGCATTAACACCTAATATACCATTCATCTTTAATGTCTT
The genomic region above belongs to Brachyspira sp. SAP_772 and contains:
- the pfkB gene encoding 1-phosphofructokinase, translating into MIYTLTLNPAVDYYIDMENFEEGDLNKVNNAYTLAGGKGINVSKVLKNFNVESTALGFCGGFTGDYIKKHIKEYGIKENFIYLEEDTRINIKLKTNKTETEIAGKSPNISKEKVNELINYIKNNVKENDVLVLSGSVPNSIESSIYKNVISNANKNIKVILDARDEAFKIGLKEKVFLTKPNKKELGEYFNKKIESTEEIIKYARELIKEGSENVIVSLGKDGSVLVTKDEAYLGNAPDGKLISSVGAGDSMVAGIVYGISNNLSIVDSYKYAIASGSSTACSEGLTTFENMNKFLENVEIKKIN
- a CDS encoding M17 family metallopeptidase; this encodes MKLKHTNNFIKKDTVAIFVKVEKEKPKVCTFNDEYIKLFNSLVKDKYYTISTPFAFAFSSNTRVIYITYKEVKNYIYETWKNAGASLISIMNQLHISDIEVDMAELFAEIGSEESYIQFCLGMFLASYNFNYYLGEKILKDKNNINNILLVSDHKKDTDNAINIASSISEHICWARDMVNEPSNVINSLTFIERAKKIAEKKKITAAVLDEKQLKTLKMNGILGVNAGSKNPPRLLCMQYKKPKAKKNVVLVGKGITFDTGGMSLKPADSMLGMKDDMAGAAAVCGALFLAADMNLDANVTAICPLTDNKTGSGAINPGDILKMYNGVTVEVVNTDAEGRLILADALAYGIDKYKPDYIIDIATLTGACSIALGRHATGLLSTDDKLSRAIKDAGDDTYERVWELPMFDEYREQIKSDVADIKNTGGRYAGTITAAQFLSYFTEGTKWAHLDIACTSVSDSNDKYLTKGATGVGVYLLEKTIEKLIEIN
- a CDS encoding DeoR/GlpR family DNA-binding transcription regulator; its protein translation is MLKVSRYELILEVIKEKRNIKVEELIERLNVSEATIRRDLTFLEKAGKIRRVHGGAILVDTQEESLLYKKEIYSEEKENIGKFAASLVESGSTIYLDAGTSVFAMIKYLAGIENIKVVTNGLSHIEELYNKKIETYLIGGKMKMLTGALVGASAVLSLKSFNFDLAFMGANGIDINGYSTPDSEEALIKNEAASKANKTYFLCDESKLQKKSLVNFYNLEDSYLITNAKEINEEIKSKLKGLYIVN